CTCGATCCTGTCCCAGCTGGCCCGCGAGGAACGCCTGGTCGTGATCGAAGATCTGTCGATCGAAGCGCCAAAAACCAAGCTGCTGTCGCAAAAGCTGACCGGCATGGGTCTGGAATCGGTCCTGATCATCACCGACAACATCGAAGAAAACCTGCTGCTGGCTTCCCGCAACCTGCCGAACGTGCTGGTCGTGGAACCGCGTCACGCAGATCCAATGTCGCTGGTCTTCTACAAGAAGGTCCTGGTTACCAAAGCGGCACTGGCCAAGATTGAGGAGTTGCTGGCATGAGCGCCGTAAAAATTAGCGAAGAGCGCCTGATGAAGGTGCTGCTGGCGCCGGTCATTTCCGAGAAGGCCACCATGGTCGCGGAAAAGAACGAACAGATCGTGTTCCGTGTTGCCATGGACGCGACCAAGCCAGAAATCAAGGCCGCCGTTGAACTGCTGTTCAAGGTTGAAGTGGAATCGGTGCAGACCGTAAACCGCGAAGGTAAAGTGAAGCGTTCGGGTCGTTTCGTCGGTCGTCGCAACCATACCAAGCGTGCTTTCGTGTGCCTGAAGCCTGGCCAGGAAATCAATTTCTCCGAGGAGGCTAAATAATGGCACTCGTTAAGATGAAGCCAACCTCCCCAGGCCGTCGTGGCATGGTGAAGGTCGTGACCGAGGGCCTGTTCAAAGGCCGTCCGTTCGCTGCCCTGGTTGAGAAAAAATCGAAGACCGCCGGCCGTAACAACAACGGCCACATCACCACCCGTCACATCGGTGGTGGTCACAAGCAGCACTACCGTCTGGTCGACTTCAAGCGCAACAAGGATGGCATCCCGGCGAAAGTGGAGCGTATCGAATACGATCCAAACCGCACGGCGCACATCGCCCTGCTGTGCTACGCCGACGGCGAACGCGCTTACATCATCGCTTCCAAAGGCCTGTCCGTCGGCGATACGCTGATGAACGGTTCCGAAGCGCCGATCAAGGCCGGTAACTGCCTGCCGATCCGCAACATCCCAGTCGGCACCACGATGCACTGCGTCGAAATGCTGCCAGGTAAAGGTGCCCAGATGGCCCGTACCGCCGGCGCCGGCGTCGTGCTGATGGCCCGTGAAGGTACTTACGCTCAGGTGCGTCTGCGCTCCGGCGAAGTGCGTCGCGTGCACATCGAGTGCCGTGCCACGGTTGGCGAAGTCGGCAACGGCGAGCACAACCTGCGCAAGATCGGTAAAGCCGGTGCGATGCGTTGGCGCGGTGTTCGTCCGACCGTTCGCGGTGTCGTGATGAACCCGATCGACCACCCGCACGGTGGTGGTGAAGGCCGTACCGCAGCTGGTCGTCATCCAGTATCGCCATGGGGCCAGCAGACCAAGGGCAAGAAGACGCGTTCGAACAAGCGCACTTCTTCGATGATCGTCTCGCGCCGCGGCAAGAAATAAGGATAAACCATGACTCGTTCATTGAAAAAAGGGCCGTTCTGCGACGCCCACCTGGTGAAGAAGGTCGAAGCCGCGCAAGCGACCAAGGACAAGAAGCCAATCAAAACCTGGTCCCGTCGTTCGACGATCATGCCTGACTTCATCGGTCTGACGATTGCCGTCCACAACGGCAAGGTGCACGTTCCCGTGTACGTCTCCGAGAACATGGTTGGTCACAAGCTCGGCGAGTTCGCGCTGACCCGTACGTTCAAGGGCCACGCTGCTGACAAAAAGGCTAAGAAATAATGGAAACCAAAGCTATCCTCAAAGGCGTGCGCCTGTCGGATCAGAAGGGCCGTCTGGTCGCTGACCTGATCCGTGGCAAGAAGGTCGACGCCGCGCTGAACATCCTGCAGTTCAGCCCGAAAAAAGGCGCCGCCATCCTGAAGAAAGTGCTGGAGTCCGCTATTGCGAACGCCGAGCACAACGATGGTGCCGACATCGACGAACTGTACGTGAAAACGATCTACGTCGAAAAGGGTCCGATCCTGAAGCGCTTCACCGCGCGTGCAAAGGGCCGTGGCGATCGTATCTCGAAACAGTCCTGCCACGTCTACCTGACGGTCGGAAACTAAGGAGCCAAGATGGGACAGAAAATTCATCCAACCGGCTTCCGTCTGGCCGTTACCCGTAACTGGGCTTCCCGCTGGTACGCGACCAACGGCAACTTCGCTCAAATGCTGAACGAAGACCTGAAGGCGCGCGCATACCTGAAGAAGAAACTGAAGAACGCCTCCGTCGGCCGCATCGTCATCGAGCGTCCTGCGAAGAACGCACGCTTCACCGTGTACAGCTCCCGTCCGGGCGTTGTGATCGGCAAGAAGGGCGAAGACATCGAAGTGCTGAAGGCGGACCTGACCAAGATCATGGGCGTGCCGGTGCACGTCAATATCGAGGAAATCCGCAAGCCGGAAATCGATTCGCAGCTGATCGCCGACTCGATCTCGCAGCAGCTGGAAAAGCGGATCATGTTCCGCCGCGCCATGAAGCGCGCGATGCAGAACGCCATGCGTCTGGGTGCCCTGGGCATCAAGATCATGTCGTCCGGCCGTCTGAACGGTATCGAAATCGCCCGTACCGAATGGTATCGCGAAGGCCGCGTGCCTCTGCACACCCTGAAGGCGGACATCGACTACGGCACGTCCGAAGCGTCGACCACCTACGGCATCATCGGTGTCAAGGTCTGGGTATACAAGGGTGACCGCTCCGCCACTGGCGAAGCACCAGTCATCGATACCCCACCTGACGAGAAGAAGCGCGGCCCACGCCGCGACGATGGCAAACCAGGTGGCCGTCCACGTCCAGGTCCGGGCGCTAAACCAGGCGCCCCAGCCGCTCGCCGCGCTGCTGCGAAGCCGGCTGAGAAAGCAGGAGAATAATCATGCTGCAACCAGCACGCAGAAAGTATCGTAAAGAGCAGAAAGGCCGTAACACCGGTATTTCGCACACGCGCGGCACCGCCGTGTCGTTCGGCGAATTCGGTCTGAAGGCCGTGGCGCGCGGTCGTATCACCGCCCGCCAGATCGAGGCAGCGCGTCGTGCCATGACCCGTCACATCAAGCGTGGCGGCCGTATCTGGATCCGCGTCTTCCCGGACAAGCCAATTTCGAACAAGCCTGCCGAAGTCCGTATGGGTAACGGTAAGGGTAACCCGGAATACTACGTGGCTGAAATCCAGCCAGGTAAGGTCCTGTACGAAATGGACGGCGTGGCCGAAGAACTGGCACGCGAAGCGTTCCGCCTGGCTGCTGCCAAACTGCCGCTGGCTACCACCTTCGTGGTGCGCCAGGTTGGCCAATAATTGGAGTGAAATATGAAAGCATCTGAACTCCGCGGCAAAGACCAGGCCGGTCTGCAGAAAGAGCTGAACGACCTGCTGAAGGCACAGTTCGGCCTGCGTATGCAAAGCGCCACCCAGCAGCTGACGAACACGTCGCAGCTGAAGAAGGTCCGCCGCGATATCGCACGCGTCAAAACGGTAATGAACACGAAGGAAGCCAAATGAACGAACCAGTGAAACAGTCGCTCAAGCGCACGCTGATCGGTAAAGTGGTGTCCGACAAGATGGACAAGACCGTTACTGTACTGATCGAGCGTCACGTGAAGCACCCTCTGTACGGCAAGATCATCGTGCGCAGCAACAAGTACCACGCGCACGACGAGACCAACCAGGTCAAGACCGGTGACACGGTCGAGATCGCGGAAGGTCGTCCGATCTCCAAAACGAAGGCGTGGACGGTGACGCGTGTAGTGCAAGCTGCACAAATCGTCTAAGAAGAACCCGGGTCCGGCGTAGCGATACGACGGACCGGTTTCCAATTAGTTCTTGCAGGCCCGCAGGTTATATGTAATACTTGCGGGCTTCGTTCATGTATCGCCGCTAAGTGTCTCTCCGCAGACGCGCCTCGCGGTCAGTACTGTATGAAGGTCAAGCACCCAAACAGTGACGCTACGCGTCTCTGGCGGGACCAAGACTGACCGAGAGGTCCGCATTGTGTGGATTCTTCGGCTTAAGTTGGGAAAGAGAATACTATGATTCAAACTGAAAGCCGGCTCGAAGTGGCCGACAACACCGGTGCGAAAGAAGTTATGTGCATCAAGGTGTTGGGCGGTTCCAAGCGCCGTTATGCTGGCATTGGCGACGTGATCAAGGTCACCGTTAAGGTGGCTCAGCCTCGCGGCCGTGTCAAAAAAGGTGAAATTTATAACGCCGTGGTTGTGCGCACCGCTAAGGGTGTGCGTCGCCAGGACGGTTCCCTGGTCAAGTTCGACGGCAACGCTGCTGTCCTCCTGAACTCCAAGCTGGAACCGATCGGTACCCGTATCTTTGGCCCAGTGACGCGTGAACTGCGCACTGAGAAGTTCATGAAGATCGTGTCCCTGGCACCGGAAGTCCTGTAAGGAGTCGTAATGGATAAGATTCGCAAAAACGACGAAGTCGTCGTCCTGACCGGTAAGGACAAGGGCAAACGCGGCGTAGTGACCCAGCGTGTAGACGCTGAGCACGTCGTGGTGGAAGGCGTGAACGTGGCTAAGAAAGCCGTCAAGCCTAACCCGATGACTGGCGTTACTGGTGGCATCGTCGACAAGACCATGCCTATTCACGTGTCCAACGTTGCTCTGTTCAACGCTGCGACCGGCAAGGCCGATCGCGTGGGCTTCAAAGATGTGGACGGCAAAAAAGTCCGCGTCTTCAAGTCCTCCGGCGAAGTAGTGAAAGGGTAATTAGAAATGGCCCGTCTGCAACAACTGTATAAAGACAAGGTCGTTACCGAGCTGACCGAGAAATTCGGCTACAAGTCGGTAATGGAAGTGCCTCGCCTGACCAAGATCACCCTGAACATGGGTCTCTCGGAAGCCGTGGCCGACAAGAAGGTCATCGAGCACGCTGTTGGCGACCTGACCAAGATCGCCGGCCAGAAGCCAGTGATCACGAAGGCTCGTAAAGCTATCGCCGGTTTCAAGATCCGCGAAGGCTACCCGATCGGTACGATGGTGACCCTGCGCGGCGCCCGTATGTACGAATTCCTGGACCGTTTCATCACCGTGGCACTGCCGCGCGTGCGTGACTTCCGTGGCGTCTCCGGCCGTTCGTTCGATGGCCGTGGCAACTACAACATCGGCGTCAAAGAGCAGATCATCTTCCCGGAAATCGAGTACGACAAGATCGACGCGCTGCGTGGCATGAACATCTCGATCACCACGACCGCCAAGACCGACGACGAAGCGAAAGCTCTGCTCGCCGCATTCAAATTCCCGTTCAGGAACTAAAACGATCATGGCAAAACTCGCACTGATTAACCGTGAACAGAAGCGTGCTGACCTGGTGGAGAAGTTCGCCGCCAAGCGCGCTGCTCTGAAGGCCATCATCGATGACCAGTCCAAGTCGGAAGAAGAGCGTTACGAAGCGCGCCTGAAACTGCAGGCCCTGCCACGTAACTCCGCACCGACCCGCCAGCGCAACCGCTGCGCCATGACCGGTCGTCCACGCGGCACCTTCCGTAAATTCGGTCTGGGCCGTATCAAACTCCGTGAATTCGCCATGCGTGGTGAGATTCCCGGTATGACTAAAGCCAGCTGGTAATAGGAGAATAAGCAATGAGTATGAGCGATCCTATCGCCGATATGCTGACCCGCATTCGCAACGCCCAGGGCGTGCAAAAAACGACCGTGGCCATGCCATCGTCGAAAGTCAAAGTAGCGATTGCCAACGTCCTGAAGGACGAGGGTTACATTGAAGATTTCGCCGTGTCTTCGAACGAAGGCAAGACGGAACTGAAGATCGGTTTGAAATATTATGTGGGCCGTCCTGTCATCGAGCGCCTCGAGCGCGTGTCCCGTCCGGGCCTGCGCGTCTACAAGGGCAAGGATGAGATTCCAACCGTCATGAACGGTCTGGGCGTGGCCATCGTGTCGACTCCGCAAGGCGTCATGACCGACCGCAAAGCGCGCGCTACCGGTGTCGGTGGCGAAGTCATCTGCTTCGTGGCTTAAGGAGTAACACATGTCTCGAGTAGCTAAAATGCCGATCGCTGTGCCGGCTGGCGCCGAAGTCGCCATCTCCGCACAAGCGATCACCGTCAAGGGCCCGCTGGGCACCCTGACCCAGCGCCTGAACGGCCTGGTCAAGATCGAAAACAACAATGGCACGCTGACGTTCGACGTGGCCAACGACAGCCGCGAAGCCAATGCCATGTCCGGCACGCTGCGCGCTCTGGTCAACAACATGGTTACCGGCGTCACCAAGGGCTTCGAGAAGAAGCTGTCCCTGGTCGGCGTGGGTTACAAGGCGCAAGCACAAGGCGACAAGCTGAACCTGTCCCTGGGCTTCTCCCACCCTGTTGTACACGCAATGCCAGCAGGCGTCACCGTCGCTACCCCAACGCCGACCGAAGTCCTGATCAAGGGCATCGATCGTCAACAGGTTGGCCAGGTTGCCGCTGAAGTGCGCGCTTACCGCTCCCCTGAGCCATACAAAGGCAAGGGCGTCCGCTATGTGGACGAAGTGGTTAAGCTTAAAGAAACCAAGAAGAAGTAATTAGGGGCTGACGATGGACAAAAAAGAATCTCGTCTGCGCCGCGGACGTCAAACCCGCATCAAGATCGCGCAACTGAAAGTGAACCGCCTGTCGGTCCACCGCACTAACCTGCACATTTACGCGAACCTGATCAGCCCGGACGCTAAAGTTCTGGTTTCGGCGTCGACCGTGGAAGCAGAAGTTCGCGCGGAGCTGGCCGGCAAATCGGGCAAGGGTGGCAATGCCGCCGCTGCAGCCCTGGTTGGCAAGCGCGTTGCTGAAAAAGCACTGAAGGCAGGAATCACCGAAGTTGCGTTCGACCGCTCCGGTTTCCGTTACCACGGCCGTGTGAAGGCGCTGGCAGAAGCCGCGCGTGAAGCCGGTCTGAAGTTCTAAGGGTACGATCATGGCAAAAATGCAAGCAAAAATGCAAAGCGACAAGCCGGATGACGGCATGCGCGAAAAAATGATCGCGATCAACCGCGTGACCAAAGTGGTCAAGGGTGGTCGTATCATGGGCTTCGCGGCGCTGACCGTGGTCGGTGACGGCGATGGCCGCATCGGCATGGGCAAGGGCAAGTCGAAGGAAGTACCGGTCGGTGTGCAGAAGGCAATGGAAGAAGCCCGTCGCAACCTGATCAAGGTGCCTCTGAAGAACGGTACCCTGCAGCACACGGTAACCGGCCGTCACGGCGCATCGCGCGTCATGATGAGCCCGGCCAAGCCAGGTACCGGCGTCATCGCCGGCGGCGCAATGCGCGCGATCTTCGACGTGATGGGCGTGACGGACGTGGTGGCGAAATCCACCGGTTCGAACAACCCGTACAACCTGGTGCGCGCCACCCTGGACGGCCTGTCGAAAATGAGCACTCCTGCTGACATCGCTGCGAAACGCGGCAAGTCGGTAGAAGACATTCTGGCTTAAGAGGATGACCATGAGCACTATCAAAGTCAAACTGGTGAAGGGCCTGATCGGCACCCGTCAAGACCACCGCGCAACCGTGCGTGGCCTGGGCCTGCGTCGAGTCAACTCGGTTTCCGAGCTGCAGGACACGCCATCGGTACGCGGCATGATCACCAAGGTCGCCTACCTCGTTAAAGTCGTGTCGTAAGCCCCGGCTTACGAACTGGAGAACACAATGGAATTGAATACCATTCAACCAGCCGAAGGCGCGAAGCACGCTAAGCGCCGCGTTGGCCGCGGTATCGGCTCCGGCCTGGGCAAGACTGCCGGCCGTGGTCACAAAGGTCAGAAATCGCGTTCGGGCGGCTTCCACAAAGTCGGCTTCGAAGGCGGTCAGATGCCTCTGCAACGCCGTCTGCCAAAGCGCGGCTTCAAATCGCTGAACGCCACCTTCAAGGCTGAAGTGCGTCTGTCCGACCTGAACGGCCTGGCCGTCGGCGAAGTCGACCTGCTGGTCCTGAAGCAGGCTGGCGTGCTGTCCGTGCTGGCACGTGACGTGCGCGTGATCGCATCTGGCGAAATCACCAAAGCAGTGTCCGTCAAGGGCCTGAAAGTGACCGCCGGCGCGAAAGCGGCCATCGAAGCGGCCGGCGGCTCGGTAGCCTGAGACGCTTAAGCTTGAACGGAGCGAAAATTGGCGACTAATCCGCAGCTTGCTAAAAGTGCCGCAGCCGGTTTCCCTTGGGGCCGTCTGTGGTTTTTGCTGGGCGCTCTGGTAGTCTACCGCATCGGGGCGCACGTCCCGGTGCCGGGAGTCGACCCGGTACAGCTGGCCGCACTGTTCAAGTCGCAGGAGGGTGGGCTGCTGGGCATGTTCAACATGTTCTCCGGCGGCGCCCTGTCGCGCTTCACGGTGTTTGCGTTGGGCATTACGCCCTACATCTCGGCCTCGATCATCATGCAGCTGGTGTCGATCGTATCGCCGCAGATGGAAGCGCTGAAGAAGGAAGGGGAGT
This is a stretch of genomic DNA from Pseudoduganella chitinolytica. It encodes these proteins:
- the rplW gene encoding 50S ribosomal protein L23, producing the protein MSAVKISEERLMKVLLAPVISEKATMVAEKNEQIVFRVAMDATKPEIKAAVELLFKVEVESVQTVNREGKVKRSGRFVGRRNHTKRAFVCLKPGQEINFSEEAK
- the rplB gene encoding 50S ribosomal protein L2 — encoded protein: MALVKMKPTSPGRRGMVKVVTEGLFKGRPFAALVEKKSKTAGRNNNGHITTRHIGGGHKQHYRLVDFKRNKDGIPAKVERIEYDPNRTAHIALLCYADGERAYIIASKGLSVGDTLMNGSEAPIKAGNCLPIRNIPVGTTMHCVEMLPGKGAQMARTAGAGVVLMAREGTYAQVRLRSGEVRRVHIECRATVGEVGNGEHNLRKIGKAGAMRWRGVRPTVRGVVMNPIDHPHGGGEGRTAAGRHPVSPWGQQTKGKKTRSNKRTSSMIVSRRGKK
- the rpsS gene encoding 30S ribosomal protein S19 is translated as MTRSLKKGPFCDAHLVKKVEAAQATKDKKPIKTWSRRSTIMPDFIGLTIAVHNGKVHVPVYVSENMVGHKLGEFALTRTFKGHAADKKAKK
- the rplV gene encoding 50S ribosomal protein L22, which codes for MMETKAILKGVRLSDQKGRLVADLIRGKKVDAALNILQFSPKKGAAILKKVLESAIANAEHNDGADIDELYVKTIYVEKGPILKRFTARAKGRGDRISKQSCHVYLTVGN
- the rpsC gene encoding 30S ribosomal protein S3; translation: MGQKIHPTGFRLAVTRNWASRWYATNGNFAQMLNEDLKARAYLKKKLKNASVGRIVIERPAKNARFTVYSSRPGVVIGKKGEDIEVLKADLTKIMGVPVHVNIEEIRKPEIDSQLIADSISQQLEKRIMFRRAMKRAMQNAMRLGALGIKIMSSGRLNGIEIARTEWYREGRVPLHTLKADIDYGTSEASTTYGIIGVKVWVYKGDRSATGEAPVIDTPPDEKKRGPRRDDGKPGGRPRPGPGAKPGAPAARRAAAKPAEKAGE
- the rplP gene encoding 50S ribosomal protein L16, with translation MLQPARRKYRKEQKGRNTGISHTRGTAVSFGEFGLKAVARGRITARQIEAARRAMTRHIKRGGRIWIRVFPDKPISNKPAEVRMGNGKGNPEYYVAEIQPGKVLYEMDGVAEELAREAFRLAAAKLPLATTFVVRQVGQ
- the rpmC gene encoding 50S ribosomal protein L29 gives rise to the protein MKASELRGKDQAGLQKELNDLLKAQFGLRMQSATQQLTNTSQLKKVRRDIARVKTVMNTKEAK
- the rpsQ gene encoding 30S ribosomal protein S17 → MNEPVKQSLKRTLIGKVVSDKMDKTVTVLIERHVKHPLYGKIIVRSNKYHAHDETNQVKTGDTVEIAEGRPISKTKAWTVTRVVQAAQIV
- the rplN gene encoding 50S ribosomal protein L14 codes for the protein MIQTESRLEVADNTGAKEVMCIKVLGGSKRRYAGIGDVIKVTVKVAQPRGRVKKGEIYNAVVVRTAKGVRRQDGSLVKFDGNAAVLLNSKLEPIGTRIFGPVTRELRTEKFMKIVSLAPEVL
- the rplX gene encoding 50S ribosomal protein L24 — its product is MDKIRKNDEVVVLTGKDKGKRGVVTQRVDAEHVVVEGVNVAKKAVKPNPMTGVTGGIVDKTMPIHVSNVALFNAATGKADRVGFKDVDGKKVRVFKSSGEVVKG
- the rplE gene encoding 50S ribosomal protein L5, with protein sequence MARLQQLYKDKVVTELTEKFGYKSVMEVPRLTKITLNMGLSEAVADKKVIEHAVGDLTKIAGQKPVITKARKAIAGFKIREGYPIGTMVTLRGARMYEFLDRFITVALPRVRDFRGVSGRSFDGRGNYNIGVKEQIIFPEIEYDKIDALRGMNISITTTAKTDDEAKALLAAFKFPFRN
- the rpsN gene encoding 30S ribosomal protein S14 codes for the protein MAKLALINREQKRADLVEKFAAKRAALKAIIDDQSKSEEERYEARLKLQALPRNSAPTRQRNRCAMTGRPRGTFRKFGLGRIKLREFAMRGEIPGMTKASW
- the rpsH gene encoding 30S ribosomal protein S8, whose translation is MSMSDPIADMLTRIRNAQGVQKTTVAMPSSKVKVAIANVLKDEGYIEDFAVSSNEGKTELKIGLKYYVGRPVIERLERVSRPGLRVYKGKDEIPTVMNGLGVAIVSTPQGVMTDRKARATGVGGEVICFVA
- the rplF gene encoding 50S ribosomal protein L6; translated protein: MSRVAKMPIAVPAGAEVAISAQAITVKGPLGTLTQRLNGLVKIENNNGTLTFDVANDSREANAMSGTLRALVNNMVTGVTKGFEKKLSLVGVGYKAQAQGDKLNLSLGFSHPVVHAMPAGVTVATPTPTEVLIKGIDRQQVGQVAAEVRAYRSPEPYKGKGVRYVDEVVKLKETKKK
- the rplR gene encoding 50S ribosomal protein L18, with amino-acid sequence MDKKESRLRRGRQTRIKIAQLKVNRLSVHRTNLHIYANLISPDAKVLVSASTVEAEVRAELAGKSGKGGNAAAAALVGKRVAEKALKAGITEVAFDRSGFRYHGRVKALAEAAREAGLKF
- the rpsE gene encoding 30S ribosomal protein S5 codes for the protein MAKMQAKMQSDKPDDGMREKMIAINRVTKVVKGGRIMGFAALTVVGDGDGRIGMGKGKSKEVPVGVQKAMEEARRNLIKVPLKNGTLQHTVTGRHGASRVMMSPAKPGTGVIAGGAMRAIFDVMGVTDVVAKSTGSNNPYNLVRATLDGLSKMSTPADIAAKRGKSVEDILA
- the rpmD gene encoding 50S ribosomal protein L30, with the protein product MTMSTIKVKLVKGLIGTRQDHRATVRGLGLRRVNSVSELQDTPSVRGMITKVAYLVKVVS
- the rplO gene encoding 50S ribosomal protein L15, producing the protein MELNTIQPAEGAKHAKRRVGRGIGSGLGKTAGRGHKGQKSRSGGFHKVGFEGGQMPLQRRLPKRGFKSLNATFKAEVRLSDLNGLAVGEVDLLVLKQAGVLSVLARDVRVIASGEITKAVSVKGLKVTAGAKAAIEAAGGSVA